Proteins encoded within one genomic window of Haematobia irritans isolate KBUSLIRL chromosome 5, ASM5000362v1, whole genome shotgun sequence:
- the tea gene encoding telomere ends associated isoform X4 yields the protein MTSPSTTRKIKRTAQNRNEGQHQQIPMPPKRRKTSDDNVQEKCISNTANTDVVPSIEGRDSAGQQIQENSETVQKVKKESIRFQHIYDNAHICPVTQMQFREYTNIDELVKKLCKKLYGDPNKNSSNYLKRFYIFYYLMPCHRKSYPLSELKILPTCPKYIKERILEIPKWEPTSGKSTTTKKDGQPAEKNKQISQHNNNNIEQTNNTNLPTDNHLQQENKCKNFPEPTSDQEAFPKDIKQNACKATKASIVSPDVDEHSKEVSTNNNVPFKYVPGDDKPSLSANRSLLKPISARINPSKENNQQRLGSSTEDCTPSIVHHPESNLKEKTTVKVQILENILLPSSVPVKSPQMLNKSLTIKNTCRSCNLTLEEFIKESNVTTILGKANNDEYDDCVFNIYKRFLNDDATLLQFNPPLSVEYSLCQKICQYKDFCTECWVKMANTKPITRAIAPDNSDNVQNMQKEGNRLNDNICDQLNDDIAAKENSGEKLVTIPSAQDLQRDEAMETEDLEVFHTKAKKSKPDASSVTSHNQFSQQLQRCDEITENEIPHTISTQSENINKDPQNENMVIESDMPAVIEINQITPALQEKKETPKRDTIISPKRSMELGVHTGNSEISSNQIESFESILDNIYKNKSLYMQFKEVLLKKIDEKICESDKVSLPVSLTLFKKLSFYNEPLKKLLSDFCGKNEDLKNFLEQDHELYNGLLSMYYRKYFTSAKFRHKYSLRIKQCPNSIREKMLKIYHPPPASDNTQPIERDDSQLPNIRDNPMRDEVSKNNPRGMDSNLENKKIVQRSPKAKANEQQNEKANATSTVGEVQSQSLLSSETKQIPIRQYPQNGEKHNVVEGISNPQNRLAQAQEGQSVGIVQLSCVLDTKASKKMFEHGNTILNDEQNRNIKSPERRRTRTLSTGQSPKIPREQNIPKGEKIIVLEDNQNIQKSTLPVLQTQGNISKDVQQSQRKLDSKAIDKKSETENSIASSTSINKQVDNQKSTNLSSGPVQEIPQTQNAENEITEANIQKLNEKQPSDKVVQESLEQRNLDTQQKPASIAQNKKSEKSNLDDVQKHQNSKSTPERRRTRSLSIVHAQEVVNNPNIACGGKPSREEDNRRPRTRRLSALQTQGKLDEKQAKESKEKAQRLEQTKAIIFQHFPKNFSMPYMLRTSFGIKQKITQAILNLDLASFKEITHVYNGSEIYDDATDLKHIYNYVIKSPKIWPRNIFIKVQDICNLMKQTGLGFTENTRQSFFQHISPRFFHWSDLRLYTDIGQIVIDNYWKENYQKLANDNEILFQKACNDYYNQCWMQDKWLERVPKLNENHIEIVPLLENNNNTSEWFSTKFTRVTENPRDQLQETTRQQQQQHSISSEPKKRKSPIKSCSIQTARKSSAIFSETKTDQRNNNKEIPSPLKQATPSAFVLNQDNYFTIVHTNIAPATEEPLLKTKGASQILPTKDLPILNNNATTSSFSGKNVSLNVIAQVPTALNMDVTNFEDQCNAVQPMDIIEIENTSSSETTTFGEQQIDLLTKDAEITQSLGDPLQDFMDSQATILEPNDANNSNDSVILVNSPAVVKEENAKEKLLRNCRFELDEDDNIHCSSFSDEVVVIDQSLDMVADVENLPPSQIDFGDNDDDHGHVPQAPLTIQSNARPASADLMSSGNSSSILNLGQRLPSFCDDIQSQDQPSPAMDAVQFIQLFDVNMASSGSRSLPSLPDTPEVANDHVATKSLESRQNTREMTSSENNLNMLLSSSEDHSLQGTPENNVQQLPSSLEVQLPSMQAIMPNNTQSLPSALESKKEDHIIQSEPRPLENILPFLLSSSEDHSIQRSFENNLQSLPSSLEVHISSTIQTMMGNNTQLLSSVTMEPTLGDHLIQSLQGSSENNLQLLLASDEDHVLQGTMENNLQIIPCTLEVDLPSMQTMMGENNMQMLSSDLESMSNDHIIQNAQRFPSTFDDMPIMQESTKSKIFFKIAENPKKKKKEKPPPSSDKAGRKTKSTKTDYVPQLVHPLPALPLLLVKNKKPGESVRPLKDKPIDVELRSERISCSQELVIPDDIKSTDHPTSENVSRSPEIVPQEDFNPGPTSTQSENQQPEDFVASLPTGKN from the exons ATGACATCGCCATCAACGacaagaaaaattaaaagaactgcACAAAATAGAAACGAGGGGCAACATCAACAAATTCCAATGCCGCCAAAAAGACGGAAAA CGAGTGATGACAATGTCCAAGAGAAATGTATTTCCAATACCGCCAATACGGATGTTGTACCTAGTATAGAGGGTAGAGATTCTGCGGGACAACAAATACAAG AGAATTCCGAAACAgtacaaaaagttaaaaaagaaTCCATACGTTTCCAACACATCTACGACAATGCCCACATTTGTCCAGTAACGCAGATGCAATTCAGAGAGTACACCAACATCGATGAATTGGTCAAAAAGCTGTGTAAAAAACTATATGgagatccaaataaaaattcatctAACTATCTCAAAagattctatatattttattatctaATGCCATGCCATCGCAAATCGTATCCCTTAAGtgaacttaaaattttgccaacatgtcCGAAATATATCAAGGAAAGAATTTTAGAAATACCAAAATGGGAACCCACATCTGGAAAATCAACAACGACAAAAAAGGATGGGCAACCCGcagagaaaaataaacaaatatctcaacacaataacaacaacatagAGCAAACCAATAACACAAATTTACCAACAGATAATCATTTACAACAGGAAAATAAATGTAAGAATTTTCCTGAACCCACATCAGATCAAGAAGCTTTTCCTAAAG atatCAAACAAAATGCTTGCAAGGCAACCAAGGCAAGTATTGTGTCCCCAGATGTTGATGAACATAGTAAAGAAGTGTCCACTAATAATAATGTCCCATTTAAGTATGTACCTGGGGATGATAAACCAAGCCTATCAGCCAACAGAAGTTTGTTAAAACCTATTTCCGCAAGGATAAATCCTTCTAAAG aAAATAACCAACAACGTTTAGGGTCTTCTACTGAAGATTGTACGCCATCGATAGTCCACCATCCTGAATCCAATCTCAAAGAAAAAACGACAGTGAAagttcaaattttagaaaatatattaTTGCCGTCATCTGTTCCTGTTAAGTCTCCTCAAATGCTAAATAAAAG ccTAACAATCAAAAATACATGCAGGTCATGTAATTTAACATTAGAAGAGTTCATAAAGGAATCAAATGTTACAACGATTTTGGGCAAAGCCAATAATGATGAATATGATGATTGTGTTTTCAATATATATAAACGCTTCCTTAATGATGATGCTACATTGCTTCAATTTAATCCACCTTTGTCAGTTGAATATTCTCTAtgccaaaaaatttgtcaatataaagatttttgtacAGAATGTTGGGTAAAGATGGCCAATACAAAGCCGATCACAAGAGCTATAGCACCAGACAATAGTGATAACGTTCAGAATATGCAAAAAGAAGGAAATAGGCTAAATGATAACATATGTGATCAATTAAATGATGATATTGCTGCAAAGGAAAATTCAGGAGAAAAACTCGTAACGATTCCCTCGGCTCAGGATCTTCAACGCGATGAAGCTATGGAGACAGAGGACTTGGAAGTTTTTCACACAAAAGCGAAAAAATCGAAACCTGATGCGAGTTCAGTCACTTCCCATAATCAGTTTTCACAGCAACTTCAACGTTGCGATGAGATTACCGAAAATGAGATACCTCATACGATTTCCACTCAAAGTGAAAATATTAATAAGGACCCACAGAATGAAAACATGGTGATAGAGAGTGATATGCCTGCTGTAATTGAAATTAATCAAATCACTCCTGCTCTGCAAGAAAAGAAAGAAACTCCGAAAAGGGATACCATAATTTCTCCAAAAAG ATCAATGGAActtggtgtccacactggcaatTCAGAAATATCCTCCAATCAAATTGAAAGCTTTGAAAGTATTTTagataatatttataaaaataaatc ATTGTATATGCAATTTAAAGAGGTCTTATTGAAGAAAATCGacgaaaaaatatgtgaaagcgATAAAGTTTCATTACCTGTATCTTTGACTctgtttaaaaaattatcattttaCAATGAACCATTGAAAAAGCTTTTGTCtgatttttgtggaaaaaatgaagatctgaaaaattttcttgaacaagATCATGAACTATATAATGGACTTTTGTCTATgtactataggaaatattttacaAGTGCCAAATTTCGTCATAAATATTCGCTGAGGATAAAACAGTGTCCAAACTCTATACgtgagaaaatgttgaaaatttatcACCCCCCTCCCGCTTCGGATAATACACAGCCAATTGAAAGag ATGATAGCCAACTACCAAATATCCGCGATAATCCCATGAGAGATGAAGTGTCAAAAAATAATCCAAGAGGAATGGactcaaatttagaaaataaaaaaattgtccagaGAAGCCCCAAAGCTAAAGCGAACGAACAACAAAACGAAAAGGCAAATGCCACTTCTACAGTAGGGGAAGTCCAAAGTCAAAGTTTGTTGAGTAGCGAGACAAAGCAAATACCAATACGGCAATATCCCCAAAATGGTGAAAAGCACAATGTTGTGGAAGGTATttcaaatcctcaaaatagACTAGCACAAGCTCAGGAGGGTCAATCAGTAGGAATTGTACAATTATCATGTGTGTTGGATACAAAagcttcaaagaaaatgtttgaacATGGCAATACTATTCTGAATGATGAACAGAATAGAAACATAAAGAGTCCAGAACGTCGCCGCACCAGAACCTTATCTACCGGCCAATCGCCAAAAATACCACGAGAACAAAATATTCCGAAAGGTGAAAAGATTATTGTTTTAGAAGACaatcaaaatatacaaaaatcaaCACTTCCTGTACTACAAACTCAAGGAAACATATCTAAAGATGTACAGCAATCTCAGCGAAAACTTGATTCCAAGGCAATTGACAAAAAATCGGAAACTGAAAATTCCATTGCATCTTCTACATCTATAAACAAGCAGGTGGACAACCAAAAAAGTACAAACTTATCGTCTGGCCCCGTCCAAGAAATACCACAAACTCAAAAtgccgaaaatgaaattacagaGGCAAATATTCAAAAGCTAAATGAAAAACAACCATCTGACAAAGTAGTACAAGAATCATTGGAACAAAGAAACTTGGATACTCAACAAAAACCTGCTTCAATtgctcaaaataaaaaatctgaaaaatctAACTTGGATGATGTACAAAAACATCAAAACTCAAAGAGTACTCCAGAACGTCGACGCACCAGAAGTTTATCGATTGTCCATGCCCAAGAAGTTGTAAATAATCCGAATATTGCATGTGGTGGAAAGCCTTCAAGAGAGGAAGACAATCGAAGACCCCGTACTAGACGGTTATCAGCGCTACAAACTCAAGGGAAATTGGATGAAAAACAAGCAAAAGAATCGAAAGAAAAAGCTCAACGTTTGGAGCAAACAAAAGCCATTATCtttcaacattttccaaaa AACTTTTCCATGCCATATATGCTGCGAACATCATTTGGCATTAAACAGAAAATTACCCAAGCCATTCTCAACTTGGATTTGGCCTCATTCAAGGAAATAACCCACGTCTATAACGGCTCGGAAATCTATGATGATGCCACAGATTTAAAGCATATTTATAACTACGTTataaaatccccaaaaatttggccaagaaatattttcataaaagttcaagatatttgtaatttaatgaaacaaacaGGACTAGGTTTCACCGAAAATACAAGACAAAGTTTCTTTCAGCATATATCACCAAGATTTTTCCATTGGTCTGACTTGAGACTCTACACAGATATTGGTCAAATTGTTATAGATAATTATTGGAAGGAAAACTATCAGAAATTAGCCAACGACaatgaaatattatttcaaaaagCATGTAATGATTATTACAACCAATGTTGGATGCAGGACAAATGGTTAGAAAGAGTTCCTAAACTAAATGAAAATCATATTGAAATAGTACCACTGCTAG aaaacaataataatacaaGTGAATGGTTTAGTACGAAATTTACACGAGTTACGGAAAATCCTCGTGATCAATTGCAGGAAACGacaagacaacaacaacaacaacactcaATAAGTTCTGAGCCTAAGAAAAGAAAGTCACCCATCAAATCATGCAGCATTC AAACCGCAAGGAAATCGAGTGCAATATTTTCTGAGACCAAGACAGACCAGCGAAATAACAACAAGGAAATCCCATCTCCATTAAAACAAGCAACTCCATCAGCGTTCGTATTAAACCAGGATAACTATTTTACAATTGTCCATACTAATATTGCACCCGCCACTGAAGAACCTCTACTAAAGACGAAGGGAGCATCTCAAATATTACCAACAAAGGATCTACCAATACTAAATAATAATGCAACTACATCTTCATTTTCTGGAAAAAACGTTTCTTTGAATGTGATTGCCCAAGTTCCAACAGCCCTAAATATGGACGTCACAAATTTCGAGGATCAATGTAATGCAGTGCAACCGATGGACATAATAGAAATTGAAAATACATCATCTTCAGAGACCACAACTTTTGGAGAACAACAAATTGATTTGCTGACCAAAGACGCGGAAATCACTCAATCTCTGGGTGATCCTCTTCAAGATTTTATGGATTCGCAGGCTACCATATTGGAGCCCAATGATGCTAATAACTCAAATGACAGTG ttATTTTGGTGAATTCGCCGGCGGTAGTCAAAGAAGAAAACGCTAAGGAAAAATTATTACGAAATTGTCGTTTTGAACTGGACGAAGATGACAATATCCATTGTTCCAGCTTTTCCGATGAAGTTGTTGTAATTGATCAGAGCCTTGATATGGTTGCAGATGTTGAGAATTTACCACCTTCGCAAATAGATTTTggagataatgatgatgatcatGGGCATGTGCCGCAAGCACCTTTAACAATTCAATCAAATGCTAGACCAGCTAGTGCAGATCTCATGAGTAGTGGTAATAGTAGTTCTATATTAAATCTAGGACAACGTTTGCCAAGTTTTTGTGATGATATACAAAGTCAAGATCAACCATCACCAGCTATGGATGCTGTAcaatttatacaattatttgATGTTAATATGGCAAGTAGTGGAAGTCGATCTCTACCATCATTGCCAGACACACCAGAAGTTGCTAATGATCATGTGgcaacaaaatctctagaatctaGACAAAACACGAGAGAAATGACATCATCTGAAAATAATTTGAATATGCTACTGAGCTCTTCGGAAGATCATTCATTGCAAGGGACACCTGAAAATAATGTGCAACAATTACCCAGTTCTCTAGAAGTTCAATTACCTTCGATGCAAGCAATAATGCCAAATAATACCCAATCCTTACCCAGTGCTTTGGAATCCAAAAAAGAAGATCATATAATACAATCAGAACCAAGgccattggaaaatattttgcctTTCTTACTCAGTTCGTCAGAAGATCATTCAATACAACgatcatttgaaaataatttgcaaAGTTTACCAAGTTCTCTAGAAGTCCACATATCGTCGACAATACAGACAATGATGGGAAACAATACACAATTGTTGTCCAGTGTTACGATGGAACCAACACTAGGTGATCACCTAATACAATCATTGCAAGGATCCTCTGAAAATAATTTACAGTTATTACTGGCATCGGATGAAGATCATGTTTTGCAAGGgacaatggaaaataatttacaaataaTACCATGCACTCTGGAAGTTGATTTACCTTCTATGCAAACAATGATgggtgaaaataatatgcaaatGTTATCGAGTGATTTGGAATCAATGTCAAATGATCACATAATACAAAATGCCCAACGTTTTCCTAGCACGTTTGATGACATGCCCATCATGCAAGAGTcaactaaatcaaaaatattttttaagattgCTGAAAATccgaaaaagaagaagaaagagAAACCTCCGCCATCTTCGGATAAAGCTGGCCGAAAGACCAAATCCACTAAAACCGATTATGTGCCCCAATTAGTACATCCTTTGCCTGCTCTTCCTTTGCTtttggtaaaaaataaaaaaccaggAGAATCTGTTAGGCCTTTGAAAGATAAACCAATTGATGTAGAGTTgagatctgaacggatttcctgTTCCCAGGAATTGGTGATACCAGATGATATCAAATCAACAGATCACCCTACATCCGAAAATGTTTCCCGATCCCCAGAAATAGTGCCACAAGAAGATTTTAATCCTGGGCCCACTTCTACTCAAAGCGAAAACCAACAACCTGAAGATTTTGTAGCCTCACTTCCAACG GGAAAGAATTAG